The Flavobacteriales bacterium DNA window TCACTACCGATGACATCCGGATATACAGGTCTGGTCATAGCTGCATATTTCCTTCTGCTGATCATCGTTTCACGCTTGACCGCAGGCAAAGGGGACAACAGCACCTTCTTCACCGGTGGGCGGAATGCCCACTGGATGGTGGTGGCCTTCGGTATGATAGGCGCGTCCTTGAGCGGTGTGACCTTCATCTCGGTCCCAGGTTGGGTGGCCGATAGCCAGTTCGCCTATATGCAGATGGTGCTGGGCTACATCGTAGGCTATGCCTTGATCGCTGGCGTGCTCCT harbors:
- a CDS encoding sodium:solute symporter; the protein is MTSGYTGLVIAAYFLLLIIVSRLTAGKGDNSTFFTGGRNAHWMVVAFGMIGASLSGVTFISVPGWVADSQFAYMQMVLGYIVGYALIAGVLL